Within Myceligenerans xiligouense, the genomic segment GTGGTGGCGGCGCCGGCATCTCGGAGTCACGGCGTCAGGCGGGGACGCGTTCCAGGGCACGTGCGCCCACCGCGCGGAGCACGAACGTCTCCGTGGCCCGGATCGTGCGCTCGCGGGCCGCGGGCTCGTCCGGGATCAGCCGGCCCGAGAGGCAGGCGTTGACGAGGTGCACGGTGGGCTCGACGTCCTGGGGCGGGAAGATCCCGGTGTCGATCCCCTGCGTGATGATCCGGCGGAGGATCGACTCGACGATCTCCGCATGCTCCCGCAGGCGGGCCTGGGTGGCGCGGGACAGGACCGTCCGCAGGTCGGGTCCGGGTGCGAGGTGGAAGACGCGGGTGAGCTGGGCCTGCTGCCGGATGTAGGTGCGTAGCTGTTCCACCGGGTGGTCGATGCCGTCGAGCGCACGCTCCAGCGTGTGCGCGTACTGCTCGGTCTCGTGCGTGATGAAGCCGAGCAGCAGGGCTTCCTTGTCGTGGAAGTGGTTGTAGACGGCGGTGCGCCCGACTCCCGCTGCCTCGGCGATGTCGGCGAGCGTGATGGTGTCGAACCCTCGCTCCGCCATCAGCGTCGACAGTGCGGTGAACAGCTTCTGCCTCGTCATCTGGCGGTGTTCGTGCAGGCTCTTGCCGATGATCTTGGGCATGATGACATCATAGGGGCATCCTGTCAGTTACAGGTTCGCGCCGTGATACCGGTCGGGCTCGGCGATGGTGGTATCGGCCACGGTGATCCGGAGCGGGGCGGCCCGGATGTCGGGCGTTCGTTGCGTGCCGGAAACATCGGGCTCACCGGAGCGAAACGAACAGCCCGCTTCGTCACGGCGGTGTTTCATGTCCGTAACATCCTTGATGTCGGGGCTCTCGACAGCGGCAGTAGTGTTCCGACATGACGCTTCTGGCAGGGATCATCCCCGCAGAACATGCCGCGGGACACACACTCGTCCTACCGTGTCCTGACGGTCCGGTCGCGGTCAGTCCGATGGCGTCGGCCTGGTTCTCCGATGTGGCCTGGTTACGAGAACCCTCGCGCGCCTCCGGTGCGCGCAGGATGACCGGAGCGCGGTTCCGCGGGATACAGCAGGCCGAGTCGGTCACACCTGGTGTCATGCGGTTGGGCGAGGAGCACATCGCGACGGGCCCGTTCGCCGTGGAGCGGGAGCCGCTCGCGGAGATCTCCGTGAACGCCTCGAAGGCGGAGGCGTACGTCCTCGCGCGCAGTGACGGGCTGCGCGACGTGCGCGCGGCGGCGCCGACGTCGTACGACGACCGGGACGGCATCGCGAGATCCTTCCCCCACGCGCTCCCGCAGGGCGAGGAGC encodes:
- a CDS encoding TetR/AcrR family transcriptional regulator — translated: MPKIIGKSLHEHRQMTRQKLFTALSTLMAERGFDTITLADIAEAAGVGRTAVYNHFHDKEALLLGFITHETEQYAHTLERALDGIDHPVEQLRTYIRQQAQLTRVFHLAPGPDLRTVLSRATQARLREHAEIVESILRRIITQGIDTGIFPPQDVEPTVHLVNACLSGRLIPDEPAARERTIRATETFVLRAVGARALERVPA